One window of the Lytechinus pictus isolate F3 Inbred chromosome 5, Lp3.0, whole genome shotgun sequence genome contains the following:
- the LOC129260374 gene encoding uncharacterized protein LOC129260374: protein MGVLGIAMSTAASQLLGFAWYGPLFGSMWCRNSGRRREDIERSSKSKWIMVVPLLSKLGSSIIIAHLLKDHIGVKTVYDACRNGLAFSAVIVLYNASHSPFQGEGLPAYLINAGYDAICTVMTAALVTRY from the exons ATGGGTGTCTTAGGGATTGCTATGTCAACGGCTGCTTCCCAg TTGCTTGGTTTTGCCTGGTATGGACCTCTCTTTGGTTCGATGTGGTGCAGGAATAGCGGAAGAAGACGAGAAGACATTGAACGATCTAGTAAAAGCAAATGGATCATGGTCGTTCCTTTGCTTTCCAAGTTAGGATCATCGATCATTATTGCACATCTGCTTAA GGACCACATAGGTGTCAAGACCGTATACGATGCCTGTAGGAATGGTCTTGCCTTCTCGGCCGTCATCGTCCTTTACAACGCCTCCCATTCCCCTTTCCAGGGGGAGGGGCTTCCAGCCTATTTGATCAATGCAGGGTATGATGCAATCTGTACCGTCATGACAGCCGCCTTGGTTACCCGTTATTAA
- the LOC129261462 gene encoding uncharacterized protein K02A2.6-like — protein sequence MEQLRPPRQMNFEASDLSLEWKRWKDEFVLYVDLSMDGKEDKVKLKMLKYLVGPQGRELYETIKPEGTRLPNGTVQDVTMAQALDAFEKHCQPVRNETVDRYRFFTRSQGSGESFDSFLTELKLLAAHCNFGDLKESLIRDRIVCGIKDGMLRERLLRESSLDLDKCVKACQASVLSKARLDVLVGEQQQLVHAVSNKEKPKNLQAVQCKFCGRCHERKKEKCPAFGKECFACNGKNHFSSVCRSKAKKDGKDQKRDPKKPKKRPVHVVEAGSSDEEFQEVQTVELEGEHAVYGIDGGKFKKKIFVLMTLSGKDVKFQVDCGATCNVIPKALAKEVIKSKDLVLTVFNQTTEVPLGKTKVKMMNPKNGRKYKVDCIVVDRECMPILGSSAAQQMGLIKVCEENIMLLKADTDCESTLSKQTLMTEYADVFEGTGKLEGEYHMSVDEDVTPVIHPPRRVPVALQTKLKEELDRLEEGNIIARIETHTPWVSSLVCVEKPNGKLRVCLDPRDLNKGLKRSHYPMTTIEDILSDLTNAKVFSTFDAKNGFWHVQLDESSSELTTFNTPYGRYRWKRMPFGLSTAPEEFQRRLNLVLEGLEGVRCVADDILVFGKGESEEEAIRDHDKKVRALMNRCRERNVKLNIEKAKLKVKEVSYIGHTISAEGLKPDPKKVEAVLKMPNPTDVAGVQRFIGFVNYLSKFLPGLSDLCEPLRKLTQKDVTWWWAEVHDRAVTEIKKLVTAEPVLQYYDPSKELTLQADASDTGLGAALMQEGRPVAFASRALTDTETRYAQIEKELLAVVFGLQRFHVYTYGRPVSVQSDHKPLEIITTKPLHLAPKRLQRMLVRMHTYDVVIRYKPGKEMYLADTLSRAYLQSGKTDEMRELETVNLAMHIPVSQPLLTEIREATKRDETMQRLQEIIKQGWPNDKKDVEPDLVSYFHVRDELSTENDLIFRGERLVIPKAMRREMTLQIHDSHIGVNGCLRRARECMYWPGMSSQLKDFVQNCETCQEYGKEQPKETLKPHDVPERPWAKVGADLFQLDGRHYLITVDYFSGYWEVDYLEKTLATNVISKLKGQFARFGIPDQLVTDNGPQFTADEFKRFARKWQFEHTTSSPHYPQSNGKAESSVKVAKSLLKKAKTAGSDPYLSLLAFRNTPTPGMGSSPIQRIMNRRTRTVLPTTKRLLKPEIQKKVGEEMRAAKERQACYYNRGARDLTPLKIGDHVRLKSAGGPKKSWMRAVVVSFAAEPRSYNVLTQDGVTYRRNRRHLRKVSKTTDNANNELDDLVISQPEREIQPVAPPQDPNEHQAQTTRSGRRIQRPRYLDDYVTR from the coding sequence ATGGAGCAACTGAGGCCTCCCAGACAGATGAACTTTGAAGCAAGTGACCTTTCCTTAGAGTGGAAACGGTGGAAAGATGAGTTTGTGCTCTACGTGGATTTGAGCATGGATGGTAAAGAGGACAAGGTGAAGCTCAAGATGTTGAAGTACCTTGTTGGTCCACAGGGAAGGGAGCTCTACGAGACGATAAAACCTGAAGGGACAAGATTACCGAATGGAACCGTGCAAGACGTCACTATGGCCCAGGCTCTGGATGCTTTTGAGAAGCATTGTCAACCAGTAAGGAATGAGACCGTGGACAGGTATCGGTTCTTTACTCGAAGTCAAGGTAGTGGAGAATCATTTGATTCGTTCTTAACTGAACTCAAACTGTTGGCGGCTCACTGTAACTTCGGAGATTTAAAGGAGTCTCTGATTCGGGATCGGATCGTATGCGGGATCAAAGATGGCATGCTCAGGGAGAGACTTTTACGAGAATCTTCACTTGATTTGGACAAGTGTGTCAAAGCTTGTCAAGCATCTGTGCTCTCTAAGGCCAGATTAGATGTTCTTGTCGGTGAGCAGCAACAATTGGTTCATGCAGTGAGCAATAAAGAAAAACCCAAGAACTTGCAGGCAGTGCAGTGTAAATTCTGTGGACGTTGtcatgaaaggaaaaaagagaaatgtcCAGCCTTCGGGAAAGAATGCTTTGCATGCAATGGAAAAAATCATTTCTCTAGTGTGTGCAGGAGCAAAGCCAAGAAAGATGGTAAGGATCAGAAGAGAGATCCAAAGAAACCAAAGAAAAGACCAGTCCATGTAGTGGAAGCAGGCAGTTCAGATGAAGAATTCCAGGAAGTTCAGACAGTGGAACTGGAAGGAGAGCATGCTGTGTACGGGATAGACGGGGGAAagttcaaaaagaaaatttttgTGCTGATGACACTAAGTGGGAAAGATGTGAAGTTCCAGGTAGACTGCGGAGCAACATGTAATGTGATCCCTAAGGCGCTGGCAAAAGAAGTCATCAAGAGCAAGGACCTTGTACTTACTGTCTTTAATCAGACAACTGAAGTTCCTCTTGGCAAGACCAAAGTGAAAATGATGAATCCCAAGAATGGAAGGAAATACAAAGTGGACTGCATCGTTGTAGACAGAGAGTGCATGCCAATACTTGGGAGCAGTGCAGCCCAGCAGATGGGATTGATCAAGGTCTGTGAGGAAAACATAATGTTGCTGAAGGCTGACACAGATTGTGAGAGTACTCTAAGCAAGCAGACCCTGATGACTGAATATGCTGATGTGTTTGAAGGGACAGGAAAACTTGAGGGAGAGTATCATATGAGTGTGGACGAAGACGTTACACCGGTGATCCACCCACCAAGACGAGTACCAGTGGCTTTGCAGACCAAACTAAAGGAAGAATTAGACAGGCTTGAAGAAGGCAATATAATTGCAAGGATAGAGACGCACACCCCTTGGGTCTCAAGCCTTGTCTGTGTGGAGAAGCCTAATGGGAAGCTGAGAGTATGCTTAGACCCAAGAGATCTGAATAAGGGATTGAAACGAAGCCACTATCCCATGACAACAATAGAAGACATCCTATCAGATTTGACTAATGCGAAGGTGTTTAGCACCTTTGATGCGAAGAACGGATTCTGGCATGTCCAATTAGACGAGTCCAGCTCGGAGCTGACAACATTCAACACTCCCTATGGCCGGTATCGTTGGAAGCGTATGCCTTTTGGTCTGTCCACCGCTCCTGAAGAGTTCCAAAGACGCCTGAACTTGGTGCTGGAAGGTCTTGAAGGTGTCAGATGTGTGGCGGATGACATACTGGTGTTCGGTAAAGGGGAGTCAGAAGAGGAAGCAATAAGAGACCATGACAAGAAGGTTAGAGCCTTGATGAACAGATGTCGGGAAAGAAATGTAAAGCTTAACATAGAGAAAGCTAAGCTTAAAGTGAAGGAAGTATCATACATAGGACACACAATCTCTGCTGAAGGACTGAAACCGGATCCTAAGAAGGTGGAAGCAGTCTTGAAGATGCCTAACCCTACGGACGTAGCGGGAGTCCAAAGATTTATTGGATTTGTGAACTACCTGAGCAAGTTTCTGCCTGGACTTAGCGACCTTTGTGAGCCACTTCGCAAGCTGACGCAGAAGGACGTAACTTGGTGGTGGGCAGAGGTGCATGACAGGGCAGTGACAGAAATAAAGAAGCTGGTGACTGCAGAGCCAGTACTCCAGTATTATGACCCATCCAAGGAATTGACGCTGCAAGCTGATGCTTCAGACACTGGATTAGGTGCAGCATTGATGCAAGAAGGACGTCCAGTGGCGTTTGCCAGTAGAGCCCTAACTGATACAGAGACAAGGTATGCACAAATTGAAAAAGAACTATTAGCAGTAGTCTTTGGTTTGCAAAGATTTCATGTGTATACCTATGGAAGACCAGTAAGTGTGCAATCAGACCACAAACCACTTGAGATCATCACTACAAAACCACTCCATCTAGCACCAAAGAGATTGCAGAGGATGTTAGTGAGAATGCACACTTATGATGTGGTAATCAGATACAAGCCAGGAAAAGAGATGTACTTGGCAGATACCCTAAGCAGAGCCTATCTTCAGAGTGGCAAGACTGATGAAATGAGGGAGCTAGAGACTGTCAACTTAGCAATGCACATCCCAGTTTCACAGCCTTTGCTTACTGAGATCAGAGAAGCAACTAAGAGGGATGAGACTATGCAGAGACTACAAGAGATTATCAAGCAAGGTTGGCCCAATGACAAGAAGGATGTGGAGCCAGACTTAGTCTCATATTTCCATGTTAGAGACGAGCTGAGTACAGAGAATGACCTCATATTCAGAGGAGAGAGATTGGTCATTCCAAAAGCCATGAGACGAGAGATGACGTTACAGATTCATGATTCCCACATTGGTGTAAATGGATGCCTGAGAAGAGCAAGGGAATGCATGTATTGGCCAGGCATGAGTAGCCAATTGAAAGACTTTGTGCAGAATTGTGAGACGTGCCAAGAATATGGTAAAGAACAACCCAAGGAAACACTAAAACCCCATGATGTGCCAGAGAGACCCTGGGCAAAGGTTGGTGCAGACCTATTTCAGCTGGATGGACGCCACTACTTAATTACTGTGGATTACTTCTCAGGCTATTGGGAAGTCGACTATCTGGAGAAGACACTGGCCACCAATGTTATTAGTAAACTCAAGGGCCAGTTTGCACGATTCGGGATTCCGGATCAACTTGTCACAGACAATGGACCACAGTTTACTGCAGACGAGTTCAAGAGGTTTGCAAGGAAGTGGCAGTTTGAACATACAACATCGTCTCCCCATTACCCTCAAAGCAATGGGAAGGCGGAAAGCAGTGTGAAAGTTGCAAAATCTCTGCTGAAGAAGGCTAAGACAGCAGGAAGTGATCCATACCTCAGCCTTCTGGCATTTCGTAACACACCAACACCTGGTATGGGAAGCAGTCCGATACAGAGAATAATGAACAGGAGAACTAGGACTGTGCTACCAACTACCAAGAGGCTGCTCAAACCTGAGATACAAAAGAAGGTTGGAGAGGAGATGAGAGCAGCCAAGGAGAGGCAAGCATGCTACTACAACCGAGGAGCCAGAGATCTGACACCCCTGAAAATAGGTGACCATGTTCGTCTGAAATCAGCAGGGGGTCCAAAGAAGTCCTGGATGAGAGCAGTAGTGGTAAGCTTTGCTGCAGAACCTAGATCCTACAATGTCCTTACCCAAGATGGCGTTACTTATCGACGAAATCGACGCCATCTCAGAAAAGTTAGCAAAACAACTGATAATGCTAACAATGAACTAGACGACCTGGTGATTTCTCAACCCGAGCGAGAGATTCAGCCTGTGGCCCCCCCACAGGACCCTAACGAACATCAGGCCCAGACGACTAGATCAGGAAGGCGTATTCAACGACCTCGTTATCTGGACGATTATGTGACCAGATAG
- the LOC129261636 gene encoding protein FAM221B-like — protein sequence MSSGRAPSKSGVGSKAPPSPNRSPRQGSSPRYHGNKDLSPRISLEMRTGAQTPLSRSHSPQIYGRVTPLSLDRGSPSPSSCQLERGPSGLEGKSNKARLPPVSPSTKKRSSSKQVAPRQKTETKALVPKSAGTLASLKAAKEALPIVKKDVMYFPKGYTLRPIIPAQKAELIDVARAMNREEFGPRVKKLFDPETVAATEAIKSGVYIGWRCPEFTWDCIRVGRLSRCFCGHLLQEHASYNGRSVRVPCKQGGCHCKAFAFIPGRPEDIGEFWFQRRRNFDPTTWRAKCKCKHTHEQHDVTGLRRCKVGGCGCGAFHSNFLCAACDRHWEDHETVFETETERMKKNIPCGQDYLPFAEMPNMRNMALTGVDSDPGIYTDLVEGEGAIPRSNRAITQDTPFMPPSGSGFNPVWD from the exons ATGTCATCGGGAAGAGCTCCATCGAAATCAGGAGTAGGGTCAAAGGCACCCCCATCACCAAACAGGAGCCCAAGGCAAGGTTCCTCGcctcgttaccatggtaacaaagaTTTGTCTCCCAGGATATCGTTGGAAATGCGTACCGGTGCCCAAACACCTCTCAGCAGATCACATTCACCTCAGATTTATGGCAGAGTAACGCCACTTAGTCTTGACAGAGGATCACCATCGCCATCTTCTTGTCAGCTTGAAAGGGGTCCTAGTGGTTTAGAAGGGAAGAGTAACAAGGCTAGACTGCCACCGGTGTCTCCTTCCACCAAGAAGAGATCCTCATCAAAGCAGGTCGCACCAAGACAGAAGACAGAGACGAAGGCCTTGGTGCCAAAGTCTGCAGGAACTCTGGCTTCTCTCAAGGCAGCCAAAGAAGCTCTTCCTATTGTAAAGAAGGATGTCATGTATTTCCCTAAAG GATACACACTACGTCCAATCATTCCTGCACAGAAAGCTGAGCTGATTGATGTAGCACGAGCGATGAATAGAGAGGAGTTTGGTCCCAGAGTCAAGAAACTTTTTGATCCTGAGACAGTAGCTGCTACTGAAGCCATTAAATCAG GTGTGTACATTGGTTGGCGCTGCCCAGAATTTACCTGGGATTGCATCCGAGTTGGTCGTTTATCAAGATGCTTCTGTGGTCATCTCCTGCAAGAACATGCTTCGTACAATG GACGTAGTGTCCGTGTCCCCTGCAAGCAAGGGGGGTGCCATTGTAAAGCCTTTGCATTCATACCTGGCCGTCCAGAAGATATTGGAGAGTTCTGGTTTCAGCGCAGAAGGAACTTTGACCCCACAACATGGAGGGCAAAGTGCAAGTGTAAACACACACATGAGCAACATGATGTGACTGGATTAAGAAGGTGTAAGGTTGGGG GTTGTGGCTGTGGAGCTTTCCATTCTAACTTCCTGTGTGCTGCTTGCGATCGCCATTGGGAGGATCATGAAACAGTGTTTGAGACCGAGACAGAACGAATGAAGAAAAACATTCCTTGTG GTCAAGACTATCTACCATTTGCTGAAATGCCCAACATGCGAAACATGGCACTGACGGGAGTGGACAGTGATCCTGGGATCTACACTGACCTGGTGGAGGGCGAGGGTGCCATACCAAGGAGTAACCGAGCTATCACCCAGGACACACCCTTCATGCCTCCATCTGGTTCAGGCTTCAATCCGGTCTGGGACTAG